The Synergistaceae bacterium region CAGCGATCGCAAATATTCTCGCGGCAATGCAGGCAGGTATGACGAGATTTGATGCTTCATTCGGAGGACTCGGCGGTTGTCCGTTCGTTCCAGGTGCTGCAGGAAATGTCTCAACGGAGGACGTTATTAATATGCTCGATGAAATGGGAATTTACACGGGCGTTGATGTCTTAAAAGTTATGGCATTATCGCGCAAAGTAAGCGAATGGCTAGGACATGGACTCGACAGTTACGTGTTAAGGGCCGGACGTTCAAAAGATTTAATTGCGTCGCAGGCTGAATCATAAAATTTTAGCAAGGAGGTCATAAAATTGTTTAAGTGGCTTGATGAGCATTTCGAAGAGACTCTAATGGTCATATTCTTGATTTTAATTGCGTGCGTCATGATGCTTCAGGTTATTGTGCGTAAGATTCCGTTTATACCGTCATTAACTTGGGCTGAAGAATTTTCGCGCTTTATGTGGATTATGAGCGTATTTATTTCGCTGGCTTACACGATTCGCAAAGGCAACATGTTAAGAGTCAACGTAATTATTGATTTACTGCCTCAAACTTTGCGCAAAGTAATAAATTTGTGCGTTGATGTAATAGTAGCGGTCTGCATGGCTCTTCTTGCGTATCATTCTGTAGAGTGCTTGAAGTGGGCAGCAGGTACAATGCTCGAAGGTGCGCGCGCTGAGACTTCTCCCGCAATGGGCTGGCCTATGTGGTGGATTTATGCTGTTGCGTTATTCGGGTTCATTATTGCGACATTAAGGGCTATACAAATGTTCTTTATTC contains the following coding sequences:
- a CDS encoding TRAP transporter small permease, with amino-acid sequence MFKWLDEHFEETLMVIFLILIACVMMLQVIVRKIPFIPSLTWAEEFSRFMWIMSVFISLAYTIRKGNMLRVNVIIDLLPQTLRKVINLCVDVIVAVCMALLAYHSVECLKWAAGTMLEGARAETSPAMGWPMWWIYAVALFGFIIATLRAIQMFFIHLKNFNVKELTTLEQTQLDAKAEAEAGLRAEGGK